Proteins found in one Bradysia coprophila strain Holo2 chromosome X unlocalized genomic scaffold, BU_Bcop_v1 contig_35, whole genome shotgun sequence genomic segment:
- the LOC119069443 gene encoding tetratricopeptide repeat protein 28-like, protein MTTYFDNLGCAVKVDGNVHGNVEASTNIKLMPKPEPKTICFGYVDVDTNFTGRSSELLYLKDAFTSAPYIVVVSGLGGIGKTQLVRKYVDENRSFYKSVLWIGSEDGALVVDAFETLARKLKIPTLDVDGRKIAFSSIVEDVLGEVCKLQTLIVFDNVDKEESYIFVQFVIKMGTLGCRPHIVLTSRIQEWSDSVHLIKLNVFDTDEALEYVQKTLIDSGSVHNDSLEDKTMLVLELHYFPLALRQATAHINYQRKQRTFHISDYIDEYSTSKQEILDSKMFKQDLLNAYEETTFTTWRVTISAIQKCGTAGIIANEILCIIAYFHPDHIRRNIFFNLQIPLSALYKCRFTNNLTVTILRLIAYFDPNQIRRDIFFNLKFPFRLEKIDVEKEVTEAVRLLVNYSMVDGSEGQDVFSIHRLVQQVIRLEIGNVSGLTKEMLRYAIRLILKMEGHKHFDEIHEHGMSVFQSALKFPDLVKEFGFFPAMISYRLIECVKSSRAKKFGDEILPCFTTILGEGHPDALNFKNNIAHSYRGLGKEVEALQMFRNVLEKRKTVLGHYHPDTLTNEANIAQSYRQLGKHTEALNMFQDVFEKQKIILGEDHPDTLTNKSNMAYSYRQLGKPSKALQLYQEVYEKRKRILPDDHRDKLINRSNIAQLYCDLGKHKEALQVYQEIYDQRQNLSDDHPETLSIKCNIAYLYRDLGKHGEALRLCEEVFEKQKDILGEEHPHTLTNKSNIAHLYHEVGEHIKAFQMYEEIFEQRISILPESHPDILKSEYNIAQSYSQLGKYNESLQMSQKVLQKRNKILGENHPETIANASNIANLYDILGKHAEALQIFQEVHKKRKNLLEHDHPDILTNEANIANCYYNLGRRADALRIYQEVYDKRIRILGDDHPATLNNKANIAHAYRQMGKQNEALQMFEDVFAKQKNVLGEDHRHTINTKGHVAYSYRDLGKHSSALQMYKEIFEKHRNSLGENHPEALKSKSNIAQSYLRLGKHAESFKIYQEVFDRHKDILGSDHPDTLTYKSSIAYTYREMGKHNDALQLFQEVLAKQINILGENHPDTLTNEANIASAYRDLGRHKDALRAYEDVYQKQTNILGQNHPDTIINKSNIAYTYRQLGKQSEALQMFEEVFEKQKDILGENHPEALKCKGNIAHSFLLLGKHSEALQMFEHIYEAQVLVLGEEHPATLNNKRNIEVLQADQETCEIIDVNRQVFVYKRRR, encoded by the exons ATGACAACGTACTTTGATAATCTTGGATGTGCTGTTAAAGTTGATGGCAATGTGCATGGAAATGTGGAAGCTTCGACTAATATTAA ATTAATGCCAAAACCCGAACCAAAAACCATATGCTTTGGATATGTTGATGTTGACACAAATTTTACCGGTCGATCGTCTGAACTACTCTATTTAAAAGATGCGTTCACTAGTGCTCCTTACATCGTGGTTGTTTCCGGACTGGGTGGAATTGGAAAAACCCAGCTTGTCCGTAAGTATGTGGACGAAAATCGATCGTTTTACAAAAGCGTTCTTTGGATTGGCTCGGAAGATGGTGCATTGGTGGTCGATGCATTCGAAACGTTAGCAAGAAAACTGAAGATACCGACATTAGACGTTGATGGCAGAAAAATTGCGTTCAGTTCCATTGTGGAGGATGTGCTTGGTGAGGTTTGTAAATTGCAAACTTTAATCGTATTCGACAACGTTGACAAAGAGGAAAGCTATATATTCGTTCagtttgtaattaaaatgggAACATTAGGATGTCGGCCTCATATTGTTTTGACGTCACGTATTCAAGAGTGGAGTGACTCAGTTCATCTGATAAAGTTAAATGTATTTGACACGGACGAAGCGTTGGAGTATGTTCAGAAGACCTTGATTGATTCTGGAAGCGTTCACAACGATTCACTAGAAGATAAAACGATGTTGGTGCTAGAATTGCACTATTTTCCGTTAGCTTTAAGGCAAGCAACGGCGCACATTAATTACCAAAGAAAACAAAGAACTTTCCACATTTCCGACTATATTGATGAGTACAGCACGTCCAAGCAGGAAATCTTGGACtccaaaatgtttaaacaGGATCTTCTCAACGCATATGAGGAGACAACATTCACAACGTGGCGGGTTACGATTTCCGCAATTCAGAAATGTGGAACGGCTGGTATCATAGCTAACGAAATTCTGTGCATAATCGCGTATTTTCATCCCGACCACATCCGAAGAAATATCTTTTTCAACCTTCAGATTCCGTTGAGCGCACTCTACAAATGCAGGTTTACAAATAACCTGACGGTTACCATTCTTCGTTTGATCGCGTACTTCGATCCGAACCAGATCCGCAGAGACATATTTTTCAATCTTAAGTTCCCATTTCGTTTAGAGAAAATTGATGTGGAGAAGGAAGTGACCGAAGCTGTACGGCTTCTGGTAAATTATTCTATGGTTGATGGTAGCGAGGGTCAAGACGTGTTCAGCATTCACAGACTTGTGCAACAAGTGATTAGACTGGAAATAGGAAATGTATCAGGTTTAACGAAAGAAATGTTACGGTATGCTATCCgtcttattttgaaaatggaaggacacaaacattttgacgaaattcatgAGCATGGAATGTCAGTCTTTCAGTCGGCATTAAAGTTTCCCGATCTGGTTAAggaatttggattttttccaGCTATGATCTCATACCGTTTGATCGAGTGTGTCAAATCCTCGCGAGCTAAAAAGTTTGGAGACGAAATATTGCCTTGTTTTACGACGATTCTAGGAGAAGGCCATCCTGATGCTCTAAATTTCAAGAACAACATTGCACATTCGTACCGTGGCCTGGGCAAGGAAGTCGAAGCACTTCAAATGTTCCGAAACGTTCTCGAGAAACGAAAGACCGTTTTAGGGCACTATCATCCGGATACGCTCACCAATGAGGCAAACATCGCACAATCATACCGTCAACTGGGCAAACATACCGAGGCTCTTAACATGTTTCAAGACGTTTTCGAGAAGCAAAAGATTATTCTGGGTGAGGACCATCCAGACACGCTCACCAACAAGTCTAACATGGCATATTCATATCGTCAATTGGGTAAACCATCCAAGGCTCTTCAGCTGTACCAAGaagtttatgaaaaacggaaGAGAATTTTACCAGATGATCATCGAGATAAGCTCATTAATAGGTCCAACATTGCACAATTATACTGTGATCTAGGCAAACACAAAGAGGCGCTTCAAGTGTACCAAGAAATTTATGATCAAAGACAAAATTTGAGCGACGACCATCCAGAGACGCTGAGTATTAAGTGCAATATCGCATATTTGTACCGAGATCTGGGTAAACATGGTGAGGCGCTTCGATTGTGTGAAGAAGTTTTTGAAAAGCAAAAAGATATTTTAGGTGAGGAACATCCTCATACACTCACAAATAAATCTAACATCGCCCACTTATACCATGAAGTGGGCGAACACATCAAAGCATTTCAAATGTACGAAGAAATTTTCGAACAACGGATTTCTATTCTACCCGAGAGCCATCCAGACATACTCAAGTCTGAGTATAATATCGCGCAATCATACAGTCAACTGGGCAAATATAATGAGTCACTTCAAATGAGCCAAAAAGTTTTACAGAagcgaaataaaattctgGGAGAAAATCATCCAGAGACAATCGCTAATGCGTCTAACATCGCAAATTTATATGACATACTAGGCAAACACGCAGAGGCCCTTCAAATATTTCAGGAAGTtcataaaaaacgaaagaacCTCTTGGAACACGACCATCCGGATATACTCACCAATGAGGCGAACATTGCAAATTGTTACTATAATCTGGGCAGACGTGCCGACGCGCTTCGAATATACCAAGAAGTGTATGACAAACGAATTCGCATTTTAGGCGACGACCATCCCGCTACACTTAATAATAAAGCGAACATTGCCCATGCATATCGTCAAATGGGTAAACAAAACGAAGCACTTCAAATGTTCGAAGATGTTTTTGCGAAACAGAAGAATGTTCTCGGTGAAGATCATCGACACACGATAAATACAAAAGGTCATGTCGCATATTCATACCGTGATCTGGGCAAACATAGCAGTGCGCTGCAAAtgtacaaagaaatttttgagaaacaTAGAAATTCGTTGGGCGAGAACCATCCGGAAGCGCTAAAGTCGAAGTCTAATATTGCACAGTCATACCTTCGATTGGGAAAACATGCCGAGTCGTTTAAAATATATCAAGAAGTCTTTGACAGACATAAGGACATTCTGGGAAGTGATCATCCGGATACACTTACTTATAAATCCAGCATCGCATACACTTACCGTGAAATGGGCAAACACAATGACGCGCTACAATTGTTTCAAGAAGTTCttgcaaaacaaataaacattttaggaGAAAACCATCCTGATACCCTCACTAATGAGGCTAATATTGCATCCGCTTATCGTGATTTGGGCAGACATAAGGATGCGCTTCGAGCTTATGAAGACGTTTATCAGAAACAAACCAACATTTTAGGACAGAACCATCCAGATACTATCATTAATAAATCTAACATCGCATATACATACCGCCAACTTGGCAAACAAAGCGAAGCTCTTCAAATGTTTGAGGAAGTTTTTGAGAAACAAAAGGACATATTGGGAGAAAACCATCCTGAAGCACTTAAG